A portion of the Cryptomeria japonica chromosome 5, Sugi_1.0, whole genome shotgun sequence genome contains these proteins:
- the LOC131876244 gene encoding probable disease resistance protein At4g27220: MGDPGFIPGMLGFAIHLAASQVINVAIRCWKELDALKVLLLKIQSMNMETQRYRKALNSGRLSTSPHYTLPSTVNSWLIELNALLEEASDLAQHCTLPRLSLRFLHQLHQHVANQQVLEQIREKVDCLNLRTSALAGASDDLFPSPSSAAPNKKYIEEALVVGQDSTLNRLVELIDSQQHKSVSHFGLVGKGGAAFKVRERLDSREEEHVKTWLNECMKKHKFALVLDDVWETTATSLLEELCAPHSPHRNSNIIIASSRTISVLLQLGAPTLAVIQMQDWSEDHSWRLFLSHAFLHSEGVLPMSIDQEIAWCVYNECGDLPLALKVVGQAMADITQSNKWELAVNRLQSDATNSLYGNLRLSYDTLADVAGCCISLLLCFLCLAAYPENNIISPTYAIAYWTGEGLVTGPNPFQIGEMVHNVLRDLAHQIAANEEKCFFQAGRGLRQFPADVSSGYVRISLIDNSLISVPKKFRASYIRSFLLASNTFLAEISEEVIGSMTSLRVLDLSPTALQLLQKNMGYLKHLVCLRLCYVPIKRLPNTVASLKGLQILDLEGYDISQLPVSISKLTSLKALDIGFYEHLQCVPYGSAHLTFLEYLNTSNSPNI; the protein is encoded by the exons ATGGGTGATCCTGGATTCATCCCTGGAATGCTTGGTTTCGCCATTCATTTGGCTGCAAGTCAGGTTATTAACGTTGCCATCAGATGCTGGAAAGAGTTGGATGCCCTCAAAGTCCTGCTTCTCAAAATTCAATCAATGAACATGGAAACGCAACGATATAGAAAAGCTTTAAACTCTGGCAGATTAAGTACATCTCCTCACTACACTTTGCCCTCCACGGTCAACAGCTGGTTGATCGAATTGAATGCTCTTCTGGAGGAAGCATCTGATTTGGCCCAGCATTGCACT CTTCCACGCCTTTCGTTGCGTTTTTTGCACCAACTGCACCAGCATGTGGCTAATCAGCAAGTGCTTGAGCAGATTAGAGAGAAGGTGGATTGTCTTAATCTGCGTACTTCAGCACTTGCCGGCGCATCAGATGATCTCTTTCCATCCCCTTCTTCAGCTGCTCCTAACAAGAAGTATATTGAGGAGGCACTTGTTGTTGGACAAGATTCTACATTAAACAGACTTGTGGAGCTGATTGACTCACAGCAACACAAAAGTGTGTCTCATTTCGGTCTAGTTGGGAAGGGCGGGGCCG CTTTTAAAGTAAGGGAAAGATTGGACAGTAGAGAGGAAGAACATGTCAAAACTTGGTTGAATGAATGTATGAAGAAACACAAGTTTGCCTTGGTTCTAGATGATGTTTGGGAAACAACTGCAACCTCGTTGCTAGAGGAGCTGTGTGCGCCTCACTCTCCACACCGCAATTCCAACATCATCATTGCCTCTTCCAGAACTATTAGTGTGCTCTTGCAGTTGGGTGCTCCAACTTTAGCAGTCATCCAAATGCAAGACTGGAGTGAGGATCACAGCTGGAGATTATTTTTGTCCCATGCTTTTTTACACAGCGAGGGAGTTTTGCCTATGAGCATCGACCAAGAAATAGCTTGGTGTGTATACAACGAGTGCGGGGATCTTCCCTTGGCCCTTAAAGTAGTCGGGCAGGCTATGGCGGACATCACTCAGTCAAATAAATGGGAATTGGCAGTCAACAGATTGCAGAGTGATGCAACAAACTCGCTCTACGGCAATTTGAGACTAAGCTACGATACTTTGGCTGACGTGGCTGGCTGTTGCATTTCTTTGTTGCTATGCTTTCTCTGCCTCGCTGCTTACCCAGAAAACAATATCATATCTCCTACATATGCCATTGCCTACTGGACTGGAGAAGGATTGGTAACCGGTCCTAATCCTTTCCAAATTGGAGAGAT GGTACATAATGTTTTGCGCGATTTAGCACATCAAATTGCTGCAAATGAAGAAAAATGCTTCTTTCAGGCAGGCAGAGGTTTACGACAGTTTCCAGCGGACGTTTCTTCAGGATACGTCAGGATTTCATTAATAGACAACAGTTTAATTAGTGTTCCAAAGAAATTTAGAGCTTCGTATATCCGTTCCTTTTTACTGGCTAGCAATACTTTTTTGGCAGAAATTTCAGAAGAGGTGATTGGAAGTATGACCTCTCTTAGAGTCCTGGATTTGTCACCTACTGCCCTTCAGTTGTTACAAAAAAACATGGGATATTTGAAGCATTTAGTTTGTCTCAGGTTATGCTATGTGCCAATCAAGAGACTGCCCAACACTGTCGCTTCTCTAAAAGGACTTCAAATATTAGATCTTGAAGGATATGATATTTCACAACTGCCAGTCAGCATTTCTAAGTTGACTTCCCTAAAAGCTTTAGACATTGGTTTTTATGAACATCTGCAGTGCGTGCCTTATGGAAGCGCACACCTCACGTTTTTGGAGTACCTTAACACAAGTAATTCTCCAAATATATGA